The window TCCTTGCCAATTTCTTCAAAGCCCAGCTTCTGGAAAAAAACCGCCTGATAAGTCAAGGTAAAAACCTTGTAGATGCCAAGGGTCACAGCCTCACTTAAACATGATTCCACCAGTTTGCTGCCCCACCCTGTTCCCCTGGCGCGAGTAACAACAGCAAGAGATCTTATTTCAGCCAGATTATCCCATACAATGCTCAGAGCACAACAGCCCAGAATTCCTTCTGCGCCCTCTTGGCAAACTACATAATAGTCCCGCAGATGACCATATAAGTCACTGTAGGATCTTGGCAAAAGAAGTTCCTGCTTGGAGCATTCCATCAAAAGGGCATGAATCCATTTGACGTCGCCCATTCTGGCTTTGCGTAAAATATTTTTTCCCACCCTGTTTATCTTCCACCCGTAATTATTGCTCGTGACAGTAATAATTCAAGACCCATTCTTAATCAACTCTTCAATGATCTCAATAAGAATTTCGGTTTCAACCAGTTCATAGAATTCATGAGTCTTATTGCCGCTGCGGTCAAAAATCAATGTATAAGGTATCCGCTCAATTTCATAATCATTCATAACTTGATCCAGGGCATGCACTACCTTATAGTTTAAACCAATCCTCTCAACAAAAGGGGATATAACCGAAGGATCAAAATCCAGAGACGGGCCGATGATGGTCAGATCATCGTGACTGTACATTTCCCTGATCTTGATCAGTTCAAGAATCTCTGCTCGACAGGGAGCGCACCAGGTAGCCCAGAAATTCAAAAGTACAACCTGCCCCTTTTCCTGCTCAATAAGCTCATTAATTCCATCGGAATCCACCCTTGGATAAGTTTCATGCGCCTGGACAAAATTAATGTGCAAAGCCATAAAAAATAAAATAAGCATAACTGGTAATCTTGATTTCATCTTCTCTTTCTCTTTAAATTTGAAATGCCACAAAAAACAAAGGCTCAGATCATTGAAACTTTGCCCAGCCTGACCAGCCAGACAAGTCAGACCAGTCCGACTTGTCAGACAACTTTAACAGACTCACAAAGCTGCCGGGCAACCTTCACTGCAGAAACAGCATCAGGCGCATAACCGTCAGCCTGAATTTTATCGGCATATGCCTGGGTGACAACTGCCCCGCCCACCATTACCGAACACTTGAGTTTCTGCTCTTTTATGAGCTTGATGGTCTCTTCCATTTTGACCATGGTGGTGGTCATGAGAGCTGAAAGACCTATTAAACTTGCCTTATTAGCTTTTGCTGTGTCAACTATATCACTTGCTGAAACATCCTTGCCCATATCCACAACATTAAATCCGTAGTTTCGCAACATGAGACAGACAATATTCTTTCCAATGTCATGGATGTCACCTTCTACAGTAGCCATAATTATTGTGGAGCCCACATCCTGGTCATCCTTCTTGAGCATGGGACGCAGGAACTCAAAACCTGCCTTCATGGTTTCAGCGCTTAAGATCAATTGAGGCAAAAAGTACTCTCTCTTTTCATACTTTTCACCCACAAGATTGATGGCCGGAATCATTTCATCGTTAACAAGACTGAAAGGCTGCTTCCCATTTGCCAACGCTTCCTTGAGCAAATCCACAATTAATTCTTTTCTGCCCTTTACAACTGCTTCTTTCAGACTGGAACCAAAATCTTCAACTTGCAGCGCAGCCTGATGTATGTATTCTCCAGAGGGTTTCCAGCCTGAATACTTGCTGACAAATTCTTCCGCCATATTGTCTTTTCCGAGGACAACATTGGACGCAGCCATGACTTCCCTTATTCGTGCAGACCCAGGATTAGCAATCAGAGAGGTCATTCCCGCAGCAAGACACATGGCCAGAAAGGTTGAATTAATCAGTTCCCTTGCGGGTAGTCCAAAAGAAATATTGGAAAGACCCATTATTGTCCCAAGCCCCCACCTTTTCCGACACTGTCCAATGACCTCAAGACAGTCTAAGGCAGCACTGGAGTTGGAGGATATGGTCAGGGCCAGAGCGTCCACTATAATCAGCCTTCTCGGAATATTGATTTCTTCAGCTTTTATCAAGAGCTTCTCAATAATGTCCAAGCGCTGGGCCGCAGTAGCAGGGAGTTTGCTGCCCTCTAAGGGCAACAGAATAAACGGTGCTCCAAATTCCCGACAAAGCGGGCCCAGTACATCCATTTTATCCTGTTCACCACTGATGGAATTGACCAGAATGCTGCCTGGATATTCAAAAAGCGATTTTTTTATGGCTTCAGGATTACTGGAATCAACACACAAAGGAACATCAAAACGCGCTGTCAATTCTCTAATCAGGGACGGCAGAACTTTTTCTTCCTCCACCATGGGAGCACCCACATTGACATCCAGCACCCCGGCACCATAGGCAATCTGTTCTTCAGCAAGCTGCAGTGCTCTCGTGAATTCAAAACCCTGCAATTGTGCGGTAAGATCTTTTTTTCCTGTAGGGTTGATTCGCTCTCCCACGAGAACAGGTTTGTAATTAAAGCCCAAACAAGCCTTTCTGCTCCTGGAAGTAAGCACTATGCAAGGCTTGTTCTGATTAGACGGCTGCTGTACAGATAAATTTTGTGCCATCTGCTTCAAGGCCCTGATATGATCAGGGGTTGTGCCACAACACCCACCCACCAGCTTGACCCCCATGGAAATAAAAGGAACAAGCTTTTCCACAAACTCTTCCGGACCCAGCTTGAAAACTGTTTTACCATCCTCTAATACTGGCAGACCGGCATTGGGCTGCACCAGTAAAGGAGTATCAAGATGATCCAGCATGGATTCCACAAGGGGAATAAAATCCTCAGGACCTGAACTGCAATTAATACCCACAATATCCACACCCAGATTCTGCGCAGCGTCAAGATACACATCAGGTGAAGTGCCGGTAAGACTTTGCCCCTGCTCAAAAGTCATGGAAATAGCTACAGGCAAATCACAGACTTGCCTTGTAGCAATGATCACAGCCCTGGCTTCAGCGAGATCGAAATGGGTCTCCCCGATTATCAGGTCAACCCCTCCACGAACCAGTCCAGTTATCTGTTCCCTGAAGACAGAAACTATCTCAGAAAATTCCATATCTCCAAGAGGGGCAAGCATTCTGCCAGTGGGGCCGACACTCCCTGCCACCAGAGCCTTGCCATGAGCTGCGCTTCTCGCTAACACAGCCATGCGCTCATTGAAATCCGTGGGATTAATTTCAGAGCCCAGCTTAAATCTTGATCCACCAAAGGTATTGGTTGTAATAAAGTCAGCACCTGCTCTTACATAAAGCTCATGTGCCTGCCTGATAGCTTCTGGATTTTCCAGTCCGAGCTCTTCTGGAGATTGACCAGGTTTTAGACCTTTGGACTGAAGCAGAGTGCCCATCCCTCCGTCGAAAACCAGCACCCTGTTACTGTTGATCAATTGCTTAAATATCATGATGGTAGTTCCAGTTTATATTTGATACCTGTAATTCTTGTAAGAGCATCACCCCAAAGCGGCTGGGTGACGACGAAATAATAAAAAACCTGAAAGCACTAAGAAAAAAAACACTGATGAGACAAAGCTGGTCAAAAAATCTGTCTGTATTATGTTTGATAATCAGCAAAGAAAAGGGCATACTGAAATTTATTGAAAAGGACAAATAAAAACTATAAGCTAAAAAACTTGCCGGAAATAGCTGACTTAGATGGTTTCCATCCGGAAAGTCTTTCTTTCCAGATGTTGAAGCTGCTGGTTTTCTTTACGGAAACGAGGATTTTTTTCTTTTGGCAAGGAAATTAAGCAATTGTGAGGATGCGGATTTTAATACGTTGACCAATAATTGTGCAGATTGACGCCGATAGAAGGAAAAAGAACCGTTTCCGGATGAAAACTAGCTGGTATCTGCTTAGCGCTTTGGATGTGGCACGGGGGACTGGCTCTTCCGGGACCCACTTGTCCCAAAAAATGAGATATTTTAAGCACAAAATGATGTTCAAGTGGGTCCCGGAGTGCCTGTCCCCTGCTTTCCTTAAAAGCTCCTCACCTGGGCAGACCAGGACCGAACCTGTGAGTAACTTTAAGAGTCTGTCACTTTTCTGAAAATTGAGACAGTCCCCGCGAGGTGCTACAAACAAGACTGATGCTGCATTGGTTCCTGGTAGAAATTGATTTAATGATAAAATTTACACAGCGAGGGACAGTCCCTGTGCCAGGCGCAAAGTTCCCATCTTTGACGGAAATTTTCTGGCAAATGTTCATGTATCATAGGCAAAAATCGTAAAAATGTGAAAACTGTAACCGTCTGATTTTATTGGCAAAACGACTCCAGTTACTTGTAAGCGCTAAGCAGGTACACTAGCTGAAACATTCATATCTGTTAGAATGACATTCGCCATGCCATCAATAGACGGATTCTCTGCTTATATACAGCAAAGTGTCTTAAAACAGACAACCCGACTGAGGCTTGTTATAAAATTATGAAAAAAAAAGATAAAAAAGTGACACTTACTGCTGAGCAGAAAAAAAAGGCTCAGCAGATTTGCAAGGATATCTGCACCAGGCCCAATTCATCTCCTTCTGTAACTGACCCGCTTAAAATATATATGCGGGAACTGGGCAGCTTTCCGCCCCTGAGCGCAGAGGAAGAATTTGAACTGGCCAGAAAATTCAGAGAAAACGACGACCGCGACGCAGCACTGAAGCTGGTCACTTCCAACCTGCGTCTTGTGGTTCGCATAGCCATGGAATTTCAGCGTAAATGGATGAAAAACGTCCTGGACCTTATCCAGGAAGGCAATGTCGGCCTTATGAAGGCATTGAAAAAGTTTGATCCGGACAAAGGCATCAAGTTCTCATACTATGCTTCTTTCTGGATCCGGGCATATATACTCAAGTTCATAATGGACAACTGGCGCATGGTTAAAGTAGGAACCACCCAGGCTCAACGCAAGCTTTTTTACAACCTTGGCAAGGAAAAACAGCGATTGGAGTCCCTCGGCATCTCACCTGATTCTGACACCATTTCGCAAAACCTTGACGTTTCAGAGTCTGATGTAGTGGAAATGGGGCAAAGGCTTGGTCAATATGATCTTTCTCTCGACATGCCCCTCGGCGATGATTCTGAACTGACGCCCATGAATTTCATCCCGGCCATTGGAGATGGAGCAGAAGATATTCTGCTGCAGGAAGAAACAGCTGAAATCCTGAACACCAATATTCAGGAGCTTTTACCTAATCTGAATGAAAAGGAAAAGGACATCATTGAACTGAGACTCCTCGCGGAAACTCCCATGACCCTCCGAGAAATTGGAGAGAAATACAACATCACAAGAGAAAGGGTCCGCCAGATTGAAGCCCGTCTACTGGAAAAAATCAAAAATCATATAAAAGGCAACATTTCAGACTTTTCCAAGGAGTGGCTGCAAGATGACTGATGAGATGACAGACAAACTGACTTATGTGCGGGAAAAGTCCCGGGAAATGGCGAGACAGTGCAATCTGGATTTTTATATTGATTTTGCAGCTGAGCATTCTCTTGCCAAGGAAATTTTCTTCACACACCCCCTGATGGTACGATTGCGAGAAGATGTACTGCCATTTCTTAACGACGGATACGGACATGGTATTAAACATTCCAAACTGGTTGCCATTGACGCAGGCACCCTTGGCATCATTGAA is drawn from Desulfonatronovibrio magnus and contains these coding sequences:
- a CDS encoding N-acetyltransferase, which translates into the protein MGKNILRKARMGDVKWIHALLMECSKQELLLPRSYSDLYGHLRDYYVVCQEGAEGILGCCALSIVWDNLAEIRSLAVVTRARGTGWGSKLVESCLSEAVTLGIYKVFTLTYQAVFFQKLGFEEIGKDVLPQKVWADCLRCPKFPDCDETAMLMEM
- a CDS encoding TlpA disulfide reductase family protein: MKSRLPVMLILFFMALHINFVQAHETYPRVDSDGINELIEQEKGQVVLLNFWATWCAPCRAEILELIKIREMYSHDDLTIIGPSLDFDPSVISPFVERIGLNYKVVHALDQVMNDYEIERIPYTLIFDRSGNKTHEFYELVETEILIEIIEELIKNGS
- a CDS encoding homocysteine S-methyltransferase family protein, translating into MIFKQLINSNRVLVFDGGMGTLLQSKGLKPGQSPEELGLENPEAIRQAHELYVRAGADFITTNTFGGSRFKLGSEINPTDFNERMAVLARSAAHGKALVAGSVGPTGRMLAPLGDMEFSEIVSVFREQITGLVRGGVDLIIGETHFDLAEARAVIIATRQVCDLPVAISMTFEQGQSLTGTSPDVYLDAAQNLGVDIVGINCSSGPEDFIPLVESMLDHLDTPLLVQPNAGLPVLEDGKTVFKLGPEEFVEKLVPFISMGVKLVGGCCGTTPDHIRALKQMAQNLSVQQPSNQNKPCIVLTSRSRKACLGFNYKPVLVGERINPTGKKDLTAQLQGFEFTRALQLAEEQIAYGAGVLDVNVGAPMVEEEKVLPSLIRELTARFDVPLCVDSSNPEAIKKSLFEYPGSILVNSISGEQDKMDVLGPLCREFGAPFILLPLEGSKLPATAAQRLDIIEKLLIKAEEINIPRRLIIVDALALTISSNSSAALDCLEVIGQCRKRWGLGTIMGLSNISFGLPARELINSTFLAMCLAAGMTSLIANPGSARIREVMAASNVVLGKDNMAEEFVSKYSGWKPSGEYIHQAALQVEDFGSSLKEAVVKGRKELIVDLLKEALANGKQPFSLVNDEMIPAINLVGEKYEKREYFLPQLILSAETMKAGFEFLRPMLKKDDQDVGSTIIMATVEGDIHDIGKNIVCLMLRNYGFNVVDMGKDVSASDIVDTAKANKASLIGLSALMTTTMVKMEETIKLIKEQKLKCSVMVGGAVVTQAYADKIQADGYAPDAVSAVKVARQLCESVKVV
- a CDS encoding sigma-70 family RNA polymerase sigma factor; the protein is MKKKDKKVTLTAEQKKKAQQICKDICTRPNSSPSVTDPLKIYMRELGSFPPLSAEEEFELARKFRENDDRDAALKLVTSNLRLVVRIAMEFQRKWMKNVLDLIQEGNVGLMKALKKFDPDKGIKFSYYASFWIRAYILKFIMDNWRMVKVGTTQAQRKLFYNLGKEKQRLESLGISPDSDTISQNLDVSESDVVEMGQRLGQYDLSLDMPLGDDSELTPMNFIPAIGDGAEDILLQEETAEILNTNIQELLPNLNEKEKDIIELRLLAETPMTLREIGEKYNITRERVRQIEARLLEKIKNHIKGNISDFSKEWLQDD